The following proteins are co-located in the Siansivirga zeaxanthinifaciens CC-SAMT-1 genome:
- the rhaT gene encoding L-rhamnose/proton symporter RhaT — protein sequence MQAILGILFHSLGGVAAGSFYMPYNKVKGWSWETYWMVGGVMSWLIVPPIAAFLTVPGFMEIITSCSNTILGFTFLMGLLWGVGGLSYGLGVRYLGMSLGNSVVLGFCAAFGAIVPSIYYNFNPQVGKTSFSDMLASSGGQIVLLGVLICIIGIAVCGKAGIMKENELSEEEKKKSVTEFNLIKGLIVAVLSGILSSFFSFGIEAGKPLADAAVAAGYDHLFANNVTFVVILWGGLATNLIWTTLLSIKNKSYKNFTNSSTPIRNNILFSALAGTIWFLQFFFYGMGESKLGNGASSWILHMSTIILTANLWGIYRKEWQGVAKKTKWTIATGIVVILLSVVLVGIGNSI from the coding sequence ATGCAAGCAATATTAGGTATTCTATTTCATTCATTAGGCGGTGTCGCTGCCGGTAGTTTTTACATGCCTTACAACAAAGTTAAAGGCTGGTCTTGGGAAACCTATTGGATGGTTGGTGGCGTTATGTCGTGGTTAATTGTACCGCCAATTGCAGCATTTTTAACCGTTCCTGGTTTTATGGAAATTATTACATCATGTTCAAACACAATTTTAGGATTTACTTTTTTAATGGGGTTGCTTTGGGGAGTTGGAGGTTTATCCTATGGGTTAGGAGTACGCTATTTGGGTATGTCCCTGGGAAACTCAGTAGTTCTCGGATTTTGTGCCGCTTTTGGGGCCATTGTACCTTCTATTTATTACAATTTTAATCCTCAGGTTGGTAAAACTTCTTTTTCGGACATGTTAGCGAGCTCTGGCGGACAAATTGTATTGTTGGGAGTCTTGATTTGTATTATTGGTATTGCCGTTTGCGGTAAGGCTGGTATTATGAAAGAAAATGAACTTTCAGAGGAGGAAAAAAAGAAAAGTGTTACAGAATTCAATTTAATTAAAGGACTCATAGTTGCAGTACTATCTGGAATTTTAAGTTCCTTTTTTAGTTTTGGTATAGAAGCAGGAAAACCACTTGCAGATGCTGCCGTTGCAGCAGGTTACGATCATTTATTTGCCAATAATGTTACTTTTGTTGTGATTCTTTGGGGAGGTTTAGCAACCAATCTCATCTGGACGACCCTATTAAGCATAAAAAATAAATCATATAAAAATTTTACAAATTCTAGTACACCTATTCGCAATAATATTTTGTTTTCAGCATTAGCGGGAACGATTTGGTTTTTACAATTCTTTTTCTACGGCATGGGTGAAAGTAAATTAGGTAATGGTGCTAGTTCATGGATTTTGCACATGTCGACCATTATTCTTACAGCTAACCTTTGGGGGATATATCGTAAAGAATGGCAAGGTGTTGCTAAGAAAACTAAATGGACCATTGCTACAGGAATTGTTGTTATTCTCCTATCTGTAGTTTTGGTTGGTATTGGCAATTCTATTTAA
- a CDS encoding BNR repeat-containing protein, producing MVNKLYISCLFILLMVSVKAQVNITQKGISTVDSKALTIDGKFGIAINGRTYQKDALASFKGYQYMAYYNEDRRVCISRRKLPKGDWETIQFLDYDFKSNDSHNVVSFGICPNDGTIHLAFDHHVHSLHYRVSKKGLATSPETMDWSAASFGPIIHELEENKPIKITYPKFWPTPEGNLQMNYRVRGSGDGDRMLVDYNAKTGKWEHTRQIDSALGMFEDQFGKSETRCSYPNGYDYDANGRLHVTFVWRENSQGANHDLMYAFSDDHGFTWKNNDGNVLNEIINVNSPGIVVQSIPRVWGLMNDHGQVIDSNGRVHVVMYHATQETIEAAGSRLGATRWGPISAQRYFHYWRNEQGVWNRLQLPMAVGNRPKIFTDKNDNLIMIYCGTTNKSIKGKSSKADGADLIVAVATAKNKWQDWHIAHAVKGPFMNDMLADIYRWKKEGVLSVMIQDEPKRKRKPSELKVVDLAIDIK from the coding sequence ATGGTAAATAAACTCTATATATCTTGCCTTTTTATACTATTAATGGTGTCTGTAAAAGCACAAGTTAATATTACGCAAAAAGGGATCTCTACAGTAGATTCCAAGGCGCTTACCATTGATGGTAAATTTGGTATCGCTATTAATGGTCGAACTTACCAAAAAGATGCGTTGGCGTCATTTAAAGGATACCAATATATGGCGTATTACAATGAAGATAGACGTGTTTGTATTTCAAGAAGAAAACTTCCTAAAGGTGATTGGGAAACCATTCAATTTTTAGACTACGATTTTAAAAGTAACGATTCACATAATGTTGTTTCATTTGGCATTTGCCCTAATGATGGTACCATTCACTTAGCCTTCGACCATCATGTACATTCGTTGCATTATCGTGTTTCTAAAAAGGGTTTAGCAACCAGTCCAGAAACCATGGATTGGAGTGCCGCATCTTTTGGCCCCATTATACATGAGTTGGAGGAAAATAAACCTATTAAAATAACGTATCCAAAATTTTGGCCAACGCCCGAAGGGAATCTTCAAATGAATTATCGTGTAAGAGGTTCTGGTGATGGCGATCGCATGTTGGTAGACTACAATGCCAAAACCGGAAAATGGGAACATACCAGACAAATTGATTCGGCATTAGGAATGTTTGAAGATCAATTCGGAAAAAGCGAGACGCGTTGTTCGTATCCTAATGGATACGATTATGATGCGAATGGAAGATTGCATGTAACCTTTGTTTGGCGCGAAAATAGCCAAGGCGCTAATCACGATTTAATGTACGCTTTTAGTGATGATCATGGATTTACCTGGAAAAATAATGATGGTAATGTATTGAATGAAATTATAAACGTTAATTCTCCGGGTATTGTGGTGCAATCCATTCCCAGAGTATGGGGTTTAATGAACGATCATGGTCAAGTAATAGACTCTAACGGGCGCGTACATGTAGTGATGTACCACGCAACACAAGAAACCATTGAAGCGGCAGGAAGCAGATTGGGAGCAACACGATGGGGCCCCATTTCTGCACAACGCTATTTTCATTATTGGCGTAATGAACAAGGTGTATGGAATCGTCTGCAATTACCCATGGCAGTTGGTAACAGACCTAAAATATTTACCGATAAAAATGATAATCTTATTATGATTTATTGTGGTACAACCAACAAATCTATAAAAGGCAAAAGTAGTAAAGCTGATGGTGCAGATTTGATAGTGGCTGTTGCAACAGCTAAAAACAAATGGCAAGATTGGCATATTGCACATGCGGTTAAAGGCCCTTTTATGAATGATATGTTGGCAGATATTTACCGTTGGAAAAAAGAAGGTGTCTTATCTGTAATGATACAAGATGAACCTAAAAGAAAAAGAAAACCAAGTGAATTAAAAGTTGTTGATTTAGCAATCGATATAAAATAA
- a CDS encoding alpha-L-rhamnosidase, with the protein MKKKQAFLVLSLFFVLFCFSCNQISAHKASLSFQRLLVNSKENPKNIESENPLFSWIVKAEGFNKSQSAYHILVASSKEKLNENDADIWNSSKLISNKSALVKFQGNVLEAFKTYYWKVKIWDDTDVATNWSDIQVFEMGLMDSKNWNASKWITLNNDSRTSPHRFRDYKTAKMDKPIPVDGYPASYFRKEIDINKTIEKAQAYICALGYYELYLNGEKVGDHVLDPAPSNYDKQAYYVNYNITKQLQQGKNALGIILGNGFYGQNISWKNDPESNNDLAYGPPTVRCLIKVNYTDGSSSDFYTNETWKESTGPIVFNNIYGGDTYDARYELGNWTTVNYNDASWGNAKIVTPEVTKISTQQIPPIKKLKILEPQNVFKGADGEWIVDFGQNIAGWVKLNVKEKEAQLIEVITAEALLTNGKDIFQGSTGGGANGMSQIYQYICKGSETESWEPKFSYHGFRFAKIKGISRKPDANMIKAVLVATDIQETGSFASSDELLNKMHSISKWTIVDNVHGIPEDCPHREKCGWLGDAHAFCEYALYNYEMLDFYKKYMEDIRTQMRPTKGHNNPEIKYQVPTMIAPGKRTSTYAKIDWGVATMYLPWYNYWYYGDETIVKDYYPEMKDLTNFYLNFKDANGIMQDGMGDWCPPLWDRRLNPEAMECDPIISANAYFYDVLGIMERFAKMNNDADYELKMKQEKEALKTAFNKAYLVAIPNTKHKWYQSQTATVQALQFGMVPETEISNVVNGLEYNIVTVKGGHHSTGIHGNRYIYTVLAYHGKADLAHQILTTPDFPSQTYVMNSGFTTWPERQFEWEKMEGPTNSLNHPMHSGFAAYFYETLGGIKSSKEHVGYKEFIVNPIFPNTMTETSVKVPTPYGAIHSSWKLNGENFSMNLEVPFNTKAQVVLSPKELKSLKINGVSLEVFQKETKVEIQDNSTLVIGSGTYLLQYVK; encoded by the coding sequence ATGAAAAAAAAACAAGCCTTTTTAGTGCTATCCTTATTTTTTGTCCTTTTTTGTTTTTCATGTAATCAAATTTCGGCACATAAAGCATCATTGTCTTTTCAGAGATTATTAGTAAATTCAAAAGAAAACCCAAAAAATATCGAAAGTGAAAACCCACTTTTTTCATGGATTGTAAAAGCAGAAGGCTTCAATAAATCGCAATCGGCATACCATATTTTGGTGGCATCTTCCAAAGAAAAACTAAACGAAAATGATGCTGATATATGGAACTCTTCAAAATTGATTAGTAATAAATCTGCTTTAGTCAAATTTCAAGGAAATGTTTTAGAGGCTTTCAAAACATACTACTGGAAGGTGAAAATTTGGGATGACACAGATGTTGCTACTAATTGGTCTGATATTCAGGTGTTTGAAATGGGTTTGATGGATTCCAAAAATTGGAACGCATCAAAATGGATTACCTTAAATAACGACAGTAGAACTTCGCCGCATCGTTTTAGAGATTACAAAACCGCTAAGATGGACAAGCCTATTCCCGTTGATGGTTACCCAGCTAGTTATTTTAGAAAAGAAATAGACATAAATAAAACCATTGAAAAAGCTCAAGCTTATATTTGTGCTTTGGGGTATTACGAGCTTTATTTAAATGGTGAAAAAGTTGGCGATCATGTGTTAGATCCCGCACCTTCTAATTATGATAAACAAGCGTATTACGTAAATTATAACATTACCAAACAATTACAACAAGGCAAAAATGCTTTAGGTATTATTTTGGGGAATGGTTTTTATGGTCAAAACATATCTTGGAAAAACGACCCAGAATCAAATAACGATTTAGCTTATGGTCCGCCTACGGTACGTTGTTTAATTAAGGTAAACTATACTGATGGTAGCTCGTCTGATTTTTATACCAATGAGACTTGGAAAGAATCTACTGGTCCTATTGTATTTAATAATATTTACGGCGGAGACACCTATGATGCAAGGTATGAATTAGGAAATTGGACTACAGTAAATTATAATGATGCATCTTGGGGCAATGCTAAAATTGTTACACCAGAAGTAACTAAAATAAGTACACAACAAATACCGCCCATAAAAAAACTCAAAATTTTAGAACCTCAAAATGTATTTAAAGGGGCCGATGGCGAATGGATTGTCGATTTTGGGCAAAATATTGCAGGTTGGGTAAAACTAAATGTAAAGGAAAAGGAAGCACAGCTTATAGAGGTTATAACAGCCGAAGCATTATTAACCAACGGTAAAGATATCTTTCAGGGATCTACTGGTGGTGGCGCTAATGGCATGTCTCAAATTTATCAATACATCTGTAAAGGAAGTGAAACCGAATCATGGGAACCAAAATTTAGTTATCATGGGTTTCGATTTGCCAAAATTAAAGGTATTTCAAGAAAACCAGATGCGAATATGATTAAAGCGGTTTTGGTGGCTACCGATATTCAAGAGACAGGAAGTTTTGCTTCATCAGATGAACTTTTAAATAAAATGCATAGCATTAGTAAATGGACCATAGTAGATAACGTTCATGGTATTCCAGAAGATTGTCCGCATCGCGAAAAATGTGGTTGGTTAGGTGATGCGCATGCGTTCTGCGAATATGCACTGTATAATTACGAGATGTTAGATTTCTACAAAAAATACATGGAAGACATTCGTACTCAAATGCGGCCTACAAAAGGACATAACAATCCAGAAATAAAATATCAAGTCCCAACCATGATAGCTCCCGGTAAGCGTACATCCACTTACGCTAAAATTGATTGGGGTGTAGCAACTATGTATTTACCATGGTATAATTACTGGTATTATGGTGATGAGACTATTGTAAAAGATTACTATCCTGAAATGAAAGATTTAACCAATTTTTATCTCAATTTTAAAGATGCCAACGGCATTATGCAAGACGGCATGGGCGATTGGTGTCCACCTCTTTGGGATAGACGATTAAATCCAGAAGCCATGGAATGTGACCCCATCATTTCAGCGAATGCCTATTTTTATGATGTTTTGGGAATTATGGAGCGATTTGCTAAAATGAATAATGATGCTGATTATGAGTTGAAAATGAAACAAGAAAAAGAAGCTTTAAAAACAGCTTTTAATAAAGCATATTTAGTTGCTATTCCAAATACAAAGCATAAATGGTACCAAAGTCAAACGGCTACGGTGCAAGCACTTCAATTTGGCATGGTTCCAGAAACTGAAATAAGTAATGTGGTTAATGGTCTCGAATACAATATTGTAACAGTAAAAGGTGGTCATCACTCTACAGGAATTCATGGAAACAGATATATCTATACCGTTTTAGCTTATCATGGAAAAGCCGATTTGGCCCATCAAATATTAACCACTCCAGATTTTCCTAGTCAGACCTATGTTATGAATTCAGGCTTTACCACATGGCCAGAACGCCAATTTGAGTGGGAGAAAATGGAAGGTCCAACAAACTCATTAAATCACCCCATGCATAGTGGTTTCGCTGCTTATTTCTATGAAACTTTAGGTGGTATTAAATCTTCAAAAGAACATGTTGGGTATAAGGAATTTATTGTAAATCCAATATTTCCAAATACCATGACTGAAACTTCGGTAAAGGTACCTACACCATATGGTGCCATTCATAGTAGTTGGAAGTTAAATGGTGAAAATTTTTCAATGAATTTAGAAGTGCCTTTTAATACGAAAGCACAAGTTGTTCTATCACCCAAGGAATTAAAATCATTAAAGATTAATGGTGTTTCTCTTGAAGTTTTTCAAAAAGAAACGAAAGTTGAAATACAGGATAATTCGACTTTAGTAATAGGTTCTGGAACGTATTTATTACAATACGTTAAATAA
- a CDS encoding T9SS type A sorting domain-containing protein, with protein sequence MNIFSTKIILFLITLLISMPLFSQVAACNGVLPFEEQNGLLTIEMESGVLPSGSNWQTGSESDPNLPGSTINYIFWNGTESFNALSGSPITYNIKINNPGTYRFAWRGRIGTGSSGGEHNDAWLRIDADDFYATKSGNATDAVALEPKPNCNTNPNRDCPLGSSVNGYFKAFMNRHPINSTPEQRWGFVTNTNDGDSFRFIWATFNTAGNYSIIVDARSNFFFMDKMVLRRVDVSDSVAFNLTNSESMCYDSSLSVNSKSFKDIKVFPIPTNGKLELINIPSNSKLVISNIYGTIISETVSKNSNQTIDMSHVETGVYFISISDSVRTFSKKIIKL encoded by the coding sequence ATGAACATATTTTCAACAAAGATTATATTATTTTTAATTACGTTACTAATTTCAATGCCATTGTTTTCACAAGTTGCAGCTTGTAATGGGGTATTGCCATTCGAAGAACAAAATGGACTGTTAACCATTGAGATGGAATCTGGTGTTTTACCTTCTGGATCAAATTGGCAAACAGGAAGTGAATCAGACCCTAATTTACCTGGATCAACAATTAATTATATATTTTGGAATGGCACAGAATCTTTCAATGCCCTTTCTGGTTCGCCAATAACATATAACATAAAAATTAATAATCCAGGCACCTATAGATTTGCATGGCGAGGGCGCATTGGTACAGGTAGTTCTGGAGGAGAGCACAATGATGCTTGGCTTCGTATTGATGCTGATGATTTTTATGCAACAAAGTCAGGCAACGCTACCGATGCTGTTGCATTAGAACCAAAACCTAATTGTAATACGAATCCAAATAGAGATTGTCCTTTAGGTTCAAGTGTTAATGGTTATTTTAAGGCTTTTATGAACAGACACCCCATAAATTCGACTCCTGAACAGCGCTGGGGTTTTGTAACAAACACTAACGATGGAGATTCCTTTAGATTTATATGGGCAACTTTTAATACAGCGGGCAATTATTCTATAATTGTCGATGCTAGGTCAAATTTCTTTTTTATGGATAAAATGGTTTTAAGAAGAGTTGATGTTTCTGATTCGGTTGCTTTTAATTTAACTAATAGTGAATCTATGTGTTACGACAGTTCCCTTTCTGTCAATTCAAAATCGTTTAAAGACATAAAGGTATTTCCAATCCCAACAAATGGTAAACTAGAACTTATTAATATACCCAGTAATTCAAAACTGGTTATTTCAAATATTTACGGTACAATCATAAGTGAAACTGTAAGTAAAAATTCCAATCAAACTATCGATATGAGTCATGTAGAAACTGGTGTTTATTTTATTTCAATTAGCGATTCAGTAAGGACCTTTTCAAAAAAAATCATTAAATTATAG
- a CDS encoding sulfatase family protein, with protein sequence MISCSAQKKQEVANVKNSQSQNTKPNIIFYLSDDQDVYDYGCYGNEKVKTPAVDRIAREGILFENAFTGQAICAPSRSQLFTGKYPLKNGCFANHSKVKPDIVSITKQLRKLGYEVVLAGKSHVSPDEVFDWDKEWHAVERPEGPREYIPIDSIQRYFKTANKPFCMFITSYYPHSEYFNVDGASANDIKFYPFNESKKNNAAFIKDKAGYYRSIEEDNKQLDQVLAAADNYLGDNTLIIYSADHGVSGKFTVKDIGLKVPFVVRWPKVIIPGSKSNQLIHYTDVLPTFMDIAGGKATADMDGKSFLPILKGQDIEINKYVYGVRTNQNILNSEVFPSRMIRDSRYKYIRNFNSIEVVEKNLTNKPNVDFFIRRGATAFKNEPFEELYDLKNDPFEQNNLINKPELKEIKERLIKDLFSWMTFQGDFLNNQPGNMPLIKGKGKAGFRLDEDTPRRKIPDSIKNTLNEGDYLVIKHW encoded by the coding sequence ATGATTTCATGCTCGGCTCAAAAGAAGCAAGAAGTAGCGAATGTTAAAAATTCACAGAGTCAAAACACAAAACCCAATATTATATTTTATTTGTCTGATGATCAAGATGTGTATGATTATGGTTGTTATGGGAACGAAAAAGTTAAAACCCCCGCAGTCGATCGAATTGCTAGAGAAGGGATTTTGTTCGAAAATGCCTTTACAGGTCAGGCGATATGTGCCCCTAGTAGATCGCAATTATTTACAGGGAAATATCCTTTGAAAAACGGTTGTTTTGCGAATCATTCCAAAGTAAAACCCGATATCGTTAGTATTACCAAGCAGCTGCGAAAACTTGGTTATGAAGTGGTTTTGGCAGGAAAAAGTCATGTGAGTCCTGATGAAGTTTTTGATTGGGACAAAGAATGGCATGCGGTAGAAAGACCCGAAGGCCCAAGAGAATATATTCCAATTGATAGTATTCAAAGATATTTTAAAACGGCCAATAAGCCATTTTGTATGTTCATAACATCATATTATCCGCATTCGGAGTATTTTAATGTGGATGGTGCTTCTGCAAATGACATCAAGTTTTACCCTTTCAATGAAAGCAAAAAGAACAATGCTGCTTTTATAAAAGACAAAGCAGGGTATTACAGAAGCATTGAAGAAGATAACAAACAATTAGACCAAGTGCTTGCGGCTGCTGATAACTATTTAGGAGACAATACCCTAATTATATATAGCGCAGACCATGGTGTTTCTGGGAAATTTACAGTAAAAGATATTGGTTTGAAAGTACCTTTTGTGGTACGTTGGCCCAAGGTAATTATACCGGGTTCCAAATCAAATCAACTCATACATTATACCGATGTATTGCCCACATTTATGGATATTGCAGGTGGTAAAGCCACAGCTGATATGGATGGCAAAAGCTTCTTGCCAATTCTAAAAGGGCAGGATATTGAAATTAATAAATACGTTTATGGCGTACGGACAAATCAAAATATTTTGAATTCTGAAGTTTTTCCGTCTCGAATGATTCGTGATAGCCGTTACAAATACATCCGAAATTTTAATTCCATTGAAGTGGTAGAAAAGAATCTAACAAATAAACCAAATGTTGATTTTTTCATTCGTAGAGGCGCTACCGCTTTTAAAAACGAACCCTTTGAAGAATTGTATGATTTGAAAAACGACCCTTTCGAACAAAATAATCTAATAAACAAACCCGAATTAAAAGAGATTAAAGAGCGATTAATCAAAGACCTATTTAGTTGGATGACATTTCAAGGCGACTTTTTAAACAATCAACCGGGTAATATGCCACTGATAAAAGGAAAAGGAAAAGCTGGTTTCAGGCTAGACGAAGATACGCCTCGAAGAAAAATTCCAGATTCAATAAAAAACACATTAAACGAAGGGGATTATTTAGTCATCAAGCATTGGTAG
- a CDS encoding sulfatase: MKQILSIAILFIGLSTVAQPKKTMPNILFIAVDDLRPELNCYGASQIKSPNLDKLAAEGLVFNRAYCNIPVCGASRASLLTGTRPTRYRFIDAYTEKDKDNPEAVSLPLLLKNNGYTTISNGKIYHHQKDDKEAWDSRWFPKGNIRDYQLAENIKKNASANLSEIGGAAFENANVDDTAYFDGKIAQKGIADLRKLKNKNKPFFLALGFMKPHLPFNAPKKYWDLYDRNSITLPESYVQPETTPKEAFHNYGELRLYGGIPKKGELSEDLAKELIHGYYACVSYVDAQIGLVLDELKRLNLEEDTIVILWGDHGWNLGDHKLWCKHSTFETALKTPLIIKVPGKTNGAISNDIVEYVDVYPSLIELAGLKIPSTVEGKSFVPIINGNKSDKNWAVSKFKDAVTLIKGDLFYTEWTDDHGKAYARMLFDHKTDPLELDNLAEKPEYQNKVNELAADLRAKWGKDFLRKN; encoded by the coding sequence ATGAAGCAAATCTTATCAATAGCTATTTTATTTATTGGTTTGAGCACTGTTGCACAGCCCAAAAAGACAATGCCCAACATCCTTTTTATAGCGGTGGATGATTTACGTCCGGAACTGAACTGTTATGGTGCCAGCCAAATCAAATCGCCTAATTTAGATAAGTTGGCTGCTGAAGGCTTGGTTTTTAACAGAGCCTATTGCAATATTCCTGTTTGTGGTGCTTCAAGAGCCAGTCTTTTAACGGGCACAAGGCCTACGCGTTATCGTTTTATTGATGCCTATACCGAAAAAGACAAAGACAATCCCGAAGCCGTATCACTGCCGTTATTGCTTAAGAATAATGGTTATACAACTATTTCCAACGGAAAAATATACCATCATCAAAAAGATGATAAAGAGGCGTGGGACAGCCGTTGGTTTCCAAAAGGAAATATTCGTGATTATCAGTTGGCAGAGAATATTAAAAAGAATGCCAGTGCAAACCTTTCGGAAATAGGAGGAGCTGCTTTTGAAAATGCAAATGTGGATGATACCGCTTATTTTGATGGTAAAATTGCTCAAAAAGGGATTGCCGATTTGCGCAAACTGAAAAACAAAAACAAGCCGTTTTTTCTGGCTTTAGGTTTTATGAAACCCCACCTGCCATTCAACGCTCCTAAAAAATACTGGGATTTGTATGATAGAAATTCCATCACACTGCCGGAGAGTTACGTTCAACCCGAAACGACTCCCAAAGAAGCATTTCATAATTATGGCGAATTGCGCCTGTATGGTGGAATTCCAAAGAAAGGTGAATTATCAGAGGATTTGGCTAAAGAATTGATTCACGGTTATTATGCCTGCGTAAGTTATGTTGATGCACAAATTGGTTTGGTTCTCGATGAATTGAAACGCTTGAACTTAGAGGAAGATACTATTGTGATTTTATGGGGCGACCATGGCTGGAATTTAGGCGACCACAAACTGTGGTGCAAACATTCTACTTTCGAAACAGCGCTTAAAACCCCATTAATCATTAAAGTACCAGGAAAAACTAATGGTGCTATCAGCAACGATATTGTTGAGTATGTAGATGTCTATCCATCGTTAATAGAACTGGCAGGTTTGAAAATCCCAAGTACGGTTGAAGGCAAAAGTTTTGTGCCCATTATTAACGGAAATAAAAGTGATAAAAACTGGGCAGTGAGCAAGTTTAAAGATGCCGTAACCTTAATAAAGGGCGATTTATTTTATACCGAATGGACAGACGATCATGGGAAAGCCTACGCTCGAATGCTTTTCGACCATAAAACCGACCCTTTAGAGTTGGATAATTTAGCCGAAAAACCAGAATATCAAAATAAGGTAAATGAATTAGCTGCTGATTTAAGGGCAAAATGGGGAAAGGATTTTTTAAGAAAAAATTAA